Proteins encoded in a region of the Clostridium butyricum genome:
- a CDS encoding response regulator transcription factor, whose product MCLYKVLIVDDEEEIRLGIIKKIKWEELGFIVIGDAENGQDAIEKAERLQPDVIMTDIKMPYMDGLELAKNLREFMPATKVIIFSGCDDFEYAKQAITFNVIDYVLKPINSIEIIELLKKLKINMDKEINEKRNLETLNRYYIESLPLIREQFLVGAIEGRVLMSDWKVNTEKLNISFYENYFCVAVIKLDYDVLNDSEYSNKDELMFISIKNFVEEILTDSCNHVSFLYLKEVVVIGNLSEINEVTIFINKLNEVSKSFKRIMGLSTSIGVGNIVDSPHKISMSYNFAQSALDYRVILGNEKVIYIQDVEKNIEYNLQFNNEDERMFLNSIKVASENEIKEVIQQIFVNIEKSLLPFNKYRIYLMEIMTSMFKLLYSYNCNIDEIFGEDFNCYDYLSKFNSLSDIKSWFLEKSLKINKFIKSERVHSSMILVEEAKEYIRNNYMDSDISVEKLCSKLHISPAYFSTIFKKETDMSFVNYLTEVRLEEAIKLLNTTDSKTYIIAEKVGYPEANYFSYVFKKKFKVSPSKYRKS is encoded by the coding sequence ATGTGTTTATATAAAGTATTAATAGTAGATGATGAAGAAGAGATACGTCTTGGAATAATAAAGAAAATTAAGTGGGAGGAACTTGGATTCATAGTTATAGGAGATGCTGAAAATGGACAAGATGCCATTGAAAAGGCAGAAAGACTACAACCAGATGTAATAATGACAGATATAAAAATGCCTTATATGGATGGACTTGAATTAGCTAAAAATTTAAGAGAATTTATGCCTGCCACAAAAGTAATTATATTTTCAGGATGTGATGATTTCGAATACGCAAAACAAGCAATTACATTCAATGTAATCGACTACGTACTTAAGCCTATTAATTCAATAGAAATTATTGAATTACTTAAAAAGTTAAAAATAAATATGGATAAAGAAATTAATGAAAAAAGAAATTTAGAAACATTAAACAGATATTATATTGAGAGTCTTCCTTTGATAAGGGAACAATTTTTAGTTGGAGCCATTGAAGGACGAGTTTTAATGAGTGATTGGAAAGTTAACACAGAAAAACTCAATATAAGCTTTTATGAAAATTACTTTTGTGTTGCTGTTATTAAATTGGATTATGATGTGTTAAATGATAGTGAATATTCAAATAAAGATGAACTTATGTTTATTTCAATAAAGAATTTTGTAGAAGAAATTTTAACTGATAGCTGCAATCATGTTAGCTTTTTATATTTGAAAGAAGTCGTTGTAATTGGAAACTTATCTGAAATAAATGAAGTTACAATTTTTATTAATAAGTTAAATGAAGTATCTAAAAGTTTTAAAAGAATAATGGGATTAAGTACATCAATAGGTGTTGGAAATATTGTGGATTCACCACATAAAATATCAATGTCATATAATTTTGCACAAAGTGCATTGGATTATAGAGTTATACTTGGAAATGAAAAGGTTATATATATACAAGATGTAGAAAAAAATATTGAGTATAATCTTCAATTCAATAATGAAGATGAAAGAATGTTTTTAAATTCTATTAAGGTTGCATCAGAGAATGAAATTAAAGAAGTAATACAGCAAATTTTTGTTAATATAGAGAAATCATTATTGCCCTTTAATAAATACAGAATATATCTTATGGAGATTATGACTTCTATGTTTAAATTATTATATAGTTATAACTGTAATATTGATGAAATATTTGGTGAAGATTTTAATTGCTATGATTATCTATCAAAATTTAATTCATTAAGTGATATTAAAAGTTGGTTTTTAGAAAAATCATTAAAAATAAATAAATTTATAAAAAGTGAAAGAGTACATTCATCCATGATACTAGTAGAGGAAGCTAAAGAATATATAAGAAATAATTATATGGATAGTGATATATCAGTAGAAAAATTATGTTCAAAGCTTCATATTAGTCCTGCCTATTTTTCCACAATATTTAAAAAAGAAACAGATATGAGTTTTGTAAACTATCTTACAGAGGTAAGATTGGAGGAAGCAATAAAACTGCTAAATACAACTGATAGTAAAACATACATTATTGCTGAAAAGGTTGGATATCCTGAAGCAAATTATTTTAGTTATGTTTTTAAAAAGAAATTTAAAGTATCACCATCTAAATATAGAAAGAGTTGA
- a CDS encoding methyl-accepting chemotaxis protein, which yields MGNKKRKVYIISNKSTRLKMILSCFLVVLSMTLVSCYVLYKNNLYNLKYKMLIENTCKEGKIKDYAVLMLENVNDAINNNSIKSEEEFKNNFEELLSLFEDLDNTIIHEKSIESYSKLKTLINSLNGDCNNALYYNKDINKKKQCISYYESAEKKIQAIEAANGVLLSNEVNYIKTIQEKIDKSFENSKRILFIIITLLAIISILYFIIFSNKIEKKLSKLNKLAHRISNGDLIYDENEEILNSHTENEFDILENTFYSMKKSLNILIFNVRKNVETVKEAANEIVINMNQSKNANDLSVSSINSVNEVANIQVELIKDIFKEFNTTDSYLNETINNVNILKNNVSIGDKSINIGKETLNSMINQINNINALIESFRKETELLNDNTAQINNIINMVEEISDQTNLLALNASIESVRAGEAGKGFAVVSEEIKKLADQSKMATSDISNIIRELRKGINRINDEVEIGTSQINENNELAEKVVQVFENIYDSNDNIHCITSEVNKKINHVWEKIVFVKEKMNKLNIHAEILSKEMENSSSVAEEQFALIYEVNIQAEEFKKIAEDLGSAVEKFKV from the coding sequence GTGGGAAATAAAAAAAGAAAAGTATATATAATTTCTAATAAGAGTACCAGACTAAAGATGATACTATCATGTTTTTTAGTGGTTTTATCAATGACATTAGTTAGCTGCTATGTATTATATAAAAATAATTTATACAATTTGAAATATAAGATGCTTATAGAAAACACCTGCAAAGAAGGAAAAATCAAAGATTATGCAGTACTTATGCTTGAAAATGTAAATGATGCTATTAATAATAACAGTATAAAATCAGAAGAAGAGTTTAAAAATAATTTTGAAGAGTTGTTAAGTTTGTTTGAAGACTTAGATAATACAATAATCCATGAAAAAAGTATTGAAAGTTATAGTAAATTAAAAACATTAATAAACAGCTTAAATGGTGATTGTAACAATGCATTATATTATAACAAAGATATAAATAAAAAGAAGCAGTGTATCAGTTATTATGAATCTGCTGAAAAAAAGATTCAAGCAATAGAAGCTGCTAATGGTGTTCTACTTAGCAATGAGGTAAATTACATAAAAACAATTCAAGAGAAAATTGATAAATCATTTGAAAATAGTAAAAGGATTTTATTTATTATCATAACTCTATTAGCAATAATAAGTATTTTATACTTTATTATTTTTTCAAATAAAATTGAAAAAAAATTATCTAAATTAAATAAATTAGCACATAGAATATCCAATGGAGATTTGATATATGATGAGAATGAAGAAATATTGAATTCTCATACAGAAAATGAATTTGATATATTAGAAAATACATTTTATAGTATGAAAAAATCATTAAATATATTGATATTCAATGTGAGAAAAAATGTAGAGACAGTAAAGGAAGCAGCAAATGAAATAGTCATAAATATGAATCAAAGCAAAAATGCAAATGATTTATCCGTATCATCAATAAATTCAGTAAATGAAGTAGCTAATATTCAAGTAGAATTGATTAAAGATATATTTAAGGAATTTAATACTACAGATAGCTATTTAAATGAAACAATAAATAATGTAAATATACTTAAGAATAATGTCAGTATTGGTGATAAAAGTATTAATATTGGAAAAGAAACTTTAAATTCAATGATAAATCAGATAAATAATATAAATGCATTAATAGAATCATTTAGAAAAGAAACGGAACTTTTAAATGATAATACTGCACAAATAAATAATATTATTAACATGGTGGAAGAAATTTCAGATCAGACTAACTTATTAGCATTGAATGCATCAATTGAATCAGTTAGAGCTGGAGAGGCTGGAAAGGGGTTTGCGGTTGTATCTGAAGAAATAAAAAAATTAGCAGATCAAAGCAAGATGGCTACATCGGATATTTCTAATATAATTAGAGAGCTAAGAAAAGGTATTAATAGAATAAACGATGAGGTAGAGATAGGAACAAGTCAAATAAATGAAAATAATGAACTTGCAGAAAAAGTTGTACAGGTTTTTGAAAATATATATGATTCCAATGATAATATACATTGTATAACAAGTGAGGTAAATAAAAAAATAAATCATGTGTGGGAAAAGATTGTATTTGTTAAGGAGAAGATGAATAAATTAAATATTCATGCTGAAATTTTATCAAAGGAAATGGAAAACTCATCATCAGTAGCAGAAGAACAGTTTGCACTGATTTATGAAGTAAATATTCAAGCTGAAGAATTTAAAAAAATAGCAGAGGATTTAGGAAGTGCTGTTGAAAAGTTTAAAGTATAA
- the mmsB gene encoding multiple monosaccharide ABC transporter permease, whose product MGEVKIENNKMDTAKNKKGMNLSANKFIKENGMLIALLAVVLIFQILTKGIMLKPLNITNLIQQNGYVLILAVGMLLVVIIGTVDLAVGSVSAFIGAVAGVVMVNKGINPVLSILISIGIGMAVGAIQGYWIAYKEIPGFVVTLAGQLIFRGFTMIILNGKTIAPFPTSFANLGSGFIPPLFYFQAGSQYFVGSSIIIGIILSVVVVAKNYFGRKKLEKYKFNTESKGLYIAKTIISVIVINAATIVLASYKGIPNILVIAGVIIIIYTFITTKTVFGRQVYAVGGNKKAAALSGVKVAKTQFLVFVNMGLMAALAGLAYAARVNSAQPKAGVNFELDALAACYIGGASTSGGTGRVMGAVVGGLVMGVLNNGMSLLGVDNNWQQAIKGFVLLFAVVFDLYSKKKK is encoded by the coding sequence ATGGGTGAAGTAAAAATTGAAAATAATAAAATGGATACCGCAAAAAATAAAAAAGGGATGAATCTTTCGGCAAATAAATTTATAAAAGAAAACGGTATGTTAATAGCTTTATTAGCAGTAGTACTTATATTTCAAATTTTAACTAAAGGTATAATGCTAAAACCTCTTAATATAACAAATCTTATTCAACAGAATGGATATGTATTAATACTTGCAGTTGGGATGCTTTTGGTAGTTATTATTGGGACTGTAGATCTTGCAGTTGGTTCTGTAAGTGCATTTATAGGGGCTGTTGCTGGAGTTGTAATGGTTAACAAGGGGATTAATCCTGTATTATCAATATTAATTTCCATAGGAATAGGTATGGCTGTTGGAGCTATACAGGGGTATTGGATTGCATATAAAGAAATTCCTGGATTTGTTGTAACCTTAGCTGGTCAGCTAATATTTAGAGGATTCACAATGATAATCCTTAATGGTAAAACAATAGCTCCATTCCCAACATCATTTGCTAACTTAGGATCAGGTTTTATTCCACCACTATTCTATTTTCAAGCAGGTTCACAATATTTTGTTGGGTCATCGATAATTATAGGTATTATACTATCTGTTGTAGTAGTAGCGAAGAATTACTTTGGAAGAAAGAAACTTGAAAAGTATAAATTTAATACTGAATCAAAGGGATTATATATTGCAAAGACAATAATTTCAGTAATAGTTATAAATGCAGCTACAATTGTTCTTGCATCATATAAGGGAATACCTAATATCTTGGTGATTGCAGGTGTTATAATAATCATTTACACATTCATAACAACTAAAACTGTGTTTGGAAGACAGGTATATGCAGTTGGTGGTAACAAAAAAGCAGCAGCATTATCCGGGGTAAAAGTTGCTAAAACTCAATTCTTAGTATTTGTTAATATGGGATTGATGGCAGCTTTAGCTGGACTAGCTTATGCAGCTCGTGTTAATTCAGCACAACCCAAGGCAGGAGTTAACTTTGAACTTGATGCTTTAGCAGCATGTTATATTGGTGGTGCTTCAACAAGCGGTGGTACAGGAAGAGTTATGGGAGCTGTTGTTGGTGGACTTGTAATGGGTGTTCTTAATAATGGTATGTCATTACTTGGAGTAGATAATAACTGGCAGCAAGCAATAAAAGGTTTCGTATTACTATTCGCAGTTGTATTTGATTTATATTCTAAGAAAAAGAAATAG
- the mmsA gene encoding multiple monosaccharide ABC transporter ATP-binding protein codes for MVKDNNDIILEMKNITKTFPGVKALDNVNLRVRRGEIHSLCGENGAGKSTLMKVLSGIYPHGDYDGEILYNGKTCTYKNIKDSERDGIVIIHQELALSPYLSIGENIFIGNEISKHGIIDWNKVKIRTKELLNKVGLDEDPDTIVSTLGVGKQQLIEIAKALSKDVKLLILDEPTASLNEDDSENLLKLMLELKQQGITSILISHKLNEVSKVCDSITVLRDGATIETLDASGGKISEDRIVKGMVGRELTDRYPKRISKVGDILFEIKDWNVYHPDYSDRKMVDNVNINVRKGEVLGIAGLMGAGRTELAMSIFGKTYGQKISGKIIKNGKEIHIKNVQDAIDAGIAYVTEDRKEAGLNLIDDIRHNITIASLGKISKNGIINEQEEIIAAQDFRLSMQIKTPSILQLAGNLSGGNQQKVVLSRWVYADPDLLILDEPTRGIDVGAKYEIYTIINDLVKNGKSVIVISSELPEVLGLSDRIYVMNEGKMICELDGKEATQEIIMSKIVAAK; via the coding sequence ATGGTAAAAGACAACAATGACATTATTCTTGAAATGAAGAATATAACAAAAACTTTCCCTGGAGTTAAGGCTTTAGACAATGTTAATTTAAGAGTAAGAAGAGGTGAAATACATTCACTTTGTGGTGAAAATGGTGCAGGAAAATCAACACTTATGAAGGTTTTAAGTGGGATATATCCTCATGGGGATTATGACGGAGAAATACTTTATAATGGCAAGACTTGTACGTACAAAAATATAAAGGATAGTGAACGTGATGGAATAGTAATAATTCATCAGGAGTTAGCATTAAGTCCTTACTTAAGCATTGGTGAAAATATATTTATAGGAAATGAAATTTCAAAACATGGAATAATAGATTGGAATAAAGTTAAAATCAGAACAAAGGAATTATTAAATAAAGTAGGACTAGATGAAGATCCAGATACTATAGTAAGTACTCTTGGTGTAGGTAAACAGCAATTAATAGAAATAGCTAAGGCATTATCAAAGGATGTTAAATTATTAATATTAGATGAACCTACAGCATCATTAAATGAAGATGATAGTGAGAATTTATTAAAATTAATGCTTGAACTAAAACAACAAGGTATTACATCTATTTTGATTTCTCATAAGTTAAATGAAGTATCAAAAGTATGTGATTCAATTACTGTACTACGTGATGGTGCTACAATTGAAACTTTAGATGCATCAGGTGGAAAAATTTCTGAAGATAGAATTGTAAAAGGAATGGTAGGGCGTGAACTTACAGATCGTTATCCGAAAAGGATTTCAAAGGTTGGAGACATATTATTTGAAATAAAAGATTGGAATGTTTATCATCCAGATTATTCAGACAGAAAAATGGTTGATAATGTTAATATAAATGTTCGAAAAGGTGAAGTATTAGGTATTGCAGGTCTTATGGGTGCAGGAAGAACAGAACTTGCTATGAGTATTTTTGGAAAAACGTATGGTCAAAAAATATCTGGAAAAATAATTAAGAATGGAAAAGAGATTCATATAAAGAATGTACAAGATGCAATTGATGCTGGAATAGCTTATGTAACAGAAGATAGAAAGGAAGCGGGATTAAATTTAATAGATGATATTCGTCATAATATCACAATTGCTTCATTGGGAAAGATATCTAAGAACGGAATTATAAATGAGCAGGAAGAAATTATAGCAGCTCAAGACTTTAGACTTTCTATGCAGATAAAAACACCAAGTATACTACAGCTTGCAGGAAACTTAAGTGGAGGAAATCAGCAGAAGGTTGTACTTTCTAGGTGGGTATATGCAGACCCGGATTTATTAATATTAGATGAACCTACAAGAGGTATTGATGTAGGGGCAAAATATGAAATTTATACAATAATAAATGATCTTGTTAAGAATGGAAAATCAGTTATTGTAATTTCCTCAGAATTACCAGAAGTATTGGGATTAAGCGATCGTATATATGTAATGAATGAAGGAAAAATGATTTGTGAATTAGATGGAAAAGAAGCTACTCAGGAAATTATTATGAGTAAAATAGTTGCAGCTAAATAA
- the chvE gene encoding multiple monosaccharide ABC transporter substrate-binding protein, protein MKKKLMAMLLSMTLLGALGGCGVTTAPNTDSNSGTASSSSGGSTDGKTIGILMPTKSSERWINDGNDMVSKLKELGYNTDLQYAEDVIETQVSQAENLITKGVDCLVIANIDGESLTDVCQKAKDSNIPVIAYDRLIKNTENVDYYISFDNTLVGVQIGEYIEKTLDLKNASGKSYNIELFAGSPDDNNAHMLYDGAMSVLQQYIDKGSLKVVSGQTDFDTVCTLRWDGALAQSRMENILTANYSNGEKVDAVFSSFDGLSRGIVEALRSVGYGSADLPWPVITGQDAETASVKSIIAGEQTQTIFKDTRELAAQAVKTVDAVLKGQEVEVNDTKTYNNGVKVVPSYLCTPISVDINNYKEVLVDSGYIKEQDLK, encoded by the coding sequence ATGAAAAAGAAGTTAATGGCAATGTTATTATCAATGACACTTTTAGGGGCACTAGGAGGATGTGGTGTTACAACAGCACCAAATACTGATTCAAATTCTGGAACAGCATCATCATCTAGTGGAGGTTCAACAGATGGAAAGACAATAGGAATATTAATGCCAACAAAATCTTCAGAAAGATGGATTAATGACGGTAATGATATGGTAAGTAAACTTAAGGAATTAGGTTACAACACAGATCTTCAATATGCAGAAGATGTTATTGAAACACAAGTATCACAAGCAGAAAATTTGATTACAAAAGGTGTTGACTGTTTGGTTATAGCAAATATTGATGGTGAATCATTAACAGATGTATGTCAAAAAGCTAAGGACTCAAATATTCCTGTTATAGCTTATGATCGTTTAATAAAAAATACTGAAAATGTTGATTATTATATATCATTTGATAATACTCTTGTAGGAGTACAAATAGGTGAATATATAGAAAAAACTTTAGATCTTAAAAATGCAAGTGGAAAATCATATAATATAGAATTATTTGCTGGATCTCCAGATGACAATAATGCACATATGTTATATGACGGTGCAATGAGTGTATTACAGCAATACATCGATAAAGGCAGCTTAAAAGTAGTTTCTGGACAAACTGATTTTGATACAGTATGTACATTAAGATGGGATGGTGCATTAGCACAATCAAGAATGGAAAATATTTTAACTGCAAACTATTCAAATGGTGAAAAAGTTGATGCTGTATTCTCTTCTTTTGATGGATTAAGTAGAGGAATAGTTGAAGCTTTAAGAAGTGTTGGATATGGTTCAGCAGATCTTCCTTGGCCAGTAATTACAGGACAAGATGCTGAAACTGCATCAGTTAAATCAATAATCGCTGGAGAACAGACTCAGACAATATTTAAAGATACTAGAGAATTAGCAGCACAAGCAGTAAAAACTGTAGATGCAGTTCTTAAAGGTCAAGAAGTTGAAGTAAATGATACAAAAACATATAACAATGGCGTAAAAGTTGTTCCTTCTTATCTTTGTACACCAATATCTGTTGACATAAATAACTATAAAGAAGTGTTAGTTGATTCTGGATATATTAAAGAACAAGATCTTAAATAA
- a CDS encoding xylulokinase — MSLEINDIRNSIINGKTALGIEFGSTRIKSVLINENNEPIASGSHDWENRYINNIWTYTLDDIWTGLQNSYKNMADEVNEKYGVVIEKIGAIGISAMMHGYMVFNKENELLVPFRTWRNTITEKASEELTRIFNYHIPQRWSIAHLYQAILNNESHVDDINFQTTLEGYIHWKLTGQKVIGIGEASGMFPIDIETKNYNERMIQKFDEIIASKNLSWKLSDILPKVLLAGESAGVLTEEGAKLLDVTGNLKWGIPLCPPEGDAGTGMVATNSITKRTGNVSAGTSVFAMIVLEKELSKVYEEIDLVTTPTGNLVAMVHCNNCTSDLNAWVGLFKEYTEALGIEVDMNKLFSILYNKALEGDADCGGLLAYNYFSGEHITGFEEGRPLFVRSPESKFNLANFMRVNLFTSLGALKTGLDILLKKEDVRLDKILGHGGLFKTKNVGQKIMAAAIDAPVSVMDTAGEGGAWGIALLAAYMLNKLENEKLDDYLAKKVFTDKIGTTINPDSKDVEGFNNFIKRYSEGLAIERAAIENFKL, encoded by the coding sequence ATGAGTTTAGAAATAAATGATATAAGAAATTCAATAATTAATGGTAAAACAGCACTTGGGATTGAATTTGGATCAACTAGAATAAAATCAGTTTTGATTAATGAAAATAATGAACCTATAGCTTCAGGAAGTCATGACTGGGAAAATAGATATATAAATAATATCTGGACTTATACATTGGATGATATTTGGACAGGTCTTCAGAACAGTTATAAAAATATGGCTGATGAAGTAAATGAAAAATACGGAGTAGTTATTGAAAAAATTGGTGCAATAGGTATAAGTGCAATGATGCATGGATATATGGTTTTTAATAAAGAAAATGAGCTTCTAGTTCCATTTAGAACATGGCGTAATACAATTACTGAAAAGGCATCAGAAGAATTAACAAGGATTTTTAACTATCATATTCCTCAAAGATGGAGTATTGCCCATCTTTATCAAGCTATTTTAAATAATGAATCTCATGTAGACGATATCAATTTTCAAACAACATTAGAAGGATACATACATTGGAAGCTTACTGGTCAAAAAGTTATAGGAATTGGTGAAGCATCTGGAATGTTTCCTATAGATATAGAAACAAAAAATTATAATGAAAGAATGATTCAAAAGTTCGATGAAATTATTGCTTCAAAAAATTTATCATGGAAGCTTAGTGATATATTACCTAAGGTGTTACTTGCAGGGGAAAGTGCTGGAGTTCTTACAGAAGAAGGAGCAAAACTTTTAGATGTTACAGGAAATCTAAAATGGGGAATTCCACTTTGTCCTCCAGAAGGTGATGCTGGGACTGGTATGGTTGCAACTAATAGCATTACTAAGCGTACTGGAAATGTATCAGCAGGTACTTCAGTTTTTGCAATGATTGTACTAGAAAAAGAATTATCTAAAGTATACGAAGAAATAGATTTAGTTACAACACCTACAGGTAATTTAGTAGCTATGGTACATTGTAATAATTGTACATCAGATCTTAATGCATGGGTTGGGTTATTCAAAGAATATACAGAAGCACTTGGTATTGAAGTTGACATGAACAAATTATTTTCGATTTTATATAATAAAGCACTTGAAGGTGATGCAGACTGTGGTGGATTATTAGCCTATAACTACTTTTCAGGAGAACATATAACTGGATTTGAAGAAGGCCGTCCACTATTTGTAAGATCTCCAGAAAGTAAATTTAATTTAGCTAATTTTATGAGAGTTAATTTATTTACGTCATTAGGTGCGCTAAAAACAGGATTAGATATTCTTCTTAAGAAAGAAGATGTAAGACTTGATAAGATCTTGGGACATGGAGGATTATTTAAGACAAAAAATGTAGGGCAAAAAATCATGGCAGCAGCTATAGATGCACCAGTATCTGTTATGGATACTGCAGGAGAAGGTGGTGCATGGGGAATCGCATTATTAGCAGCTTATATGCTCAATAAGTTGGAAAATGAAAAATTAGATGATTATCTAGCTAAAAAGGTATTTACAGACAAGATAGGTACAACAATAAATCCAGATTCTAAGGATGTTGAAGGATTTAACAACTTTATTAAACGTTATTCTGAAGGACTAGCTATTGAAAGAGCAGCAATAGAGAATTTTAAATTATAA
- the tkt gene encoding transketolase, translating to MSRELDQLSINAIRVLSADAIEKSKSGHPGLPLGSASMAFTLWSKMNHNGKNPNWQNRDRFILSAGHGSMLEYSLLHLFGYGLTIEDIKNFRQLGSLTPGHPEYGHTKGVEITTGPLGQGICNAVGMAMAESYLANKFNKDNYNVVDHHTYAIVGDGCLMEGISGEASSLAGTLELGKLIVLYDSNNISIEGNTDIAFREDVAKRYEAYGWQVLKVSDGNDIDAISKAIDEAKAEVVKPTLIMVKNVIGFGCPSKQGKASAHGEPLGADNIRAMKENLGWKPEPDFYVPDEVYSNMDEYIKEGQAKEESWNDLFKEYNNAYPELASQYEEWMSGKVNVEALESEEFWSFDKSIATRQSSGMLINRLAEIIPNLIGGSADLAPSNKTNMDSRGDFSAEDRSGSNLHFGVREHAMAAITNGIQAHGGLQTYCSTFFVFSDYMKGAMRLSALMNLPVTYVLTHDSIGVGEDGPTHEPIEQLAALRSMPNMTVFRPADSKETAAAWYYAVTNGKTPTSLVLTRQNLPLYKESGKEALKGGYILRDGTKETPDVILMASGSEVELIYKAADELEGKGISTRVVSVPSFELFDAQDEDYKESVMPKCVRSRVAVEALSSFGWHKYTGLDGEVISLDTFGASGPADKLFEQFGFTVENVVNTALKVAGK from the coding sequence ATGAGTAGAGAATTAGATCAGTTATCTATAAATGCAATAAGAGTACTTTCAGCAGATGCAATTGAAAAATCAAAATCAGGGCATCCAGGACTTCCACTTGGTTCAGCATCAATGGCTTTTACACTATGGAGTAAAATGAACCATAATGGAAAGAATCCAAATTGGCAAAACAGAGATAGATTCATATTATCAGCAGGCCATGGTTCAATGCTTGAATATTCATTATTACACTTATTTGGATATGGACTAACAATTGAAGATATAAAGAACTTCAGACAGTTAGGAAGTCTTACACCAGGGCATCCTGAATATGGACATACTAAGGGAGTTGAAATTACAACAGGTCCACTTGGACAGGGAATATGCAATGCAGTAGGTATGGCAATGGCCGAGAGCTATCTTGCTAATAAATTCAATAAAGATAATTATAATGTTGTTGACCATCACACTTATGCTATAGTAGGTGACGGATGTCTTATGGAAGGTATTTCAGGAGAAGCATCATCACTTGCAGGAACACTAGAACTTGGAAAATTAATAGTTCTTTATGATTCTAACAATATTTCAATTGAAGGAAATACTGATATTGCATTTAGAGAAGATGTTGCAAAGAGATATGAAGCTTATGGATGGCAGGTACTTAAAGTATCCGATGGAAATGATATTGATGCCATTTCAAAAGCAATAGATGAAGCAAAAGCTGAAGTTGTTAAGCCTACATTAATCATGGTTAAAAATGTTATAGGATTTGGATGTCCTTCAAAACAAGGAAAAGCTTCAGCACACGGCGAACCGTTAGGTGCAGATAATATAAGAGCAATGAAAGAAAACCTGGGGTGGAAACCTGAACCAGATTTTTATGTTCCAGATGAAGTATACAGCAATATGGATGAATATATAAAAGAAGGACAGGCTAAGGAAGAAAGCTGGAATGATTTATTTAAAGAATACAACAATGCATATCCAGAATTAGCATCACAATATGAAGAATGGATGAGTGGAAAGGTTAATGTTGAAGCTTTAGAAAGTGAAGAATTCTGGAGTTTTGATAAGTCAATAGCAACAAGGCAGTCTTCTGGAATGTTGATAAACAGACTTGCAGAAATAATTCCTAATCTTATTGGAGGATCAGCAGATTTAGCACCTTCTAATAAGACTAATATGGACAGCAGGGGAGATTTTTCAGCAGAAGACAGAAGTGGTTCAAATCTTCACTTTGGAGTAAGAGAACATGCTATGGCAGCAATTACAAATGGAATCCAAGCTCATGGAGGATTACAGACATATTGTTCAACATTCTTTGTATTTAGTGATTACATGAAAGGTGCAATGAGATTATCAGCACTTATGAATCTTCCAGTAACATATGTTTTAACACATGATAGTATTGGTGTTGGCGAAGATGGTCCTACTCATGAGCCAATTGAGCAATTAGCAGCCCTTAGAAGTATGCCTAATATGACTGTTTTCAGACCAGCAGATTCTAAGGAAACAGCAGCTGCATGGTATTATGCAGTAACAAATGGAAAAACTCCAACATCGTTAGTATTAACAAGACAGAACCTTCCTTTATACAAAGAAAGCGGAAAAGAAGCTTTAAAAGGTGGATATATATTAAGAGACGGCACTAAGGAAACTCCAGATGTAATACTTATGGCATCAGGTTCAGAAGTTGAATTAATATATAAAGCTGCAGATGAATTAGAAGGAAAAGGGATAAGTACAAGAGTTGTAAGTGTTCCATCATTTGAATTGTTTGATGCTCAAGATGAAGATTATAAAGAAAGTGTAATGCCAAAATGTGTTAGATCAAGAGTTGCAGTAGAAGCATTAAGTTCATTTGGATGGCATAAATATACAGGACTTGATGGAGAAGTTATTTCACTTGATACGTTTGGTGCATCAGGACCTGCTGATAAGTTATTTGAACAGTTTGGATTTACTGTTGAAAATGTTGTAAATACAGCATTAAAAGTAGCTGGAAAATAA